Proteins encoded in a region of the Inquilinus sp. KBS0705 genome:
- a CDS encoding triose-phosphate isomerase has product MRKKIVAGNWKMNLDYQEGLTLFSEVINMVKDEATGNQQVVVCSPFIHLHSLAALANGYNNIAVGAQNAHQAESGAYTGEISAKQIKSVGATYVILGHSERRQYFGETNELLAKKTDTVLGHGLTPIFCIGETLQQREANEHFGIIKSQLEEGVFHLDAETFGKLVIAYEPVWAIGTGVTATSDQAQEIHAFIRTELAAKYGQQVADDTTILYGGSCNAKNAAELFACADIDGGLIGGASLKSRDFTDIVKAFN; this is encoded by the coding sequence ATGAGAAAGAAAATTGTAGCCGGAAACTGGAAAATGAACCTGGATTACCAGGAAGGTTTAACCTTGTTTTCTGAAGTGATCAACATGGTTAAAGACGAAGCGACTGGTAACCAGCAAGTGGTTGTATGCAGCCCTTTTATTCACCTGCATAGCCTTGCGGCTTTGGCTAATGGCTACAACAATATAGCTGTTGGCGCACAAAATGCCCACCAGGCCGAAAGTGGCGCCTACACCGGCGAAATATCTGCCAAGCAAATAAAATCTGTTGGTGCAACATACGTGATATTGGGCCACTCGGAGCGCCGCCAGTATTTTGGCGAAACCAACGAGTTGTTAGCTAAAAAAACGGATACTGTATTAGGCCACGGCTTAACCCCTATATTTTGCATTGGCGAAACTTTGCAGCAACGCGAGGCTAACGAGCACTTTGGTATCATAAAAAGCCAGTTAGAAGAGGGTGTTTTCCATTTAGATGCCGAAACCTTTGGTAAACTGGTAATAGCATACGAGCCTGTTTGGGCCATAGGTACAGGCGTTACGGCAACATCAGACCAGGCGCAGGAGATACATGCCTTTATCCGTACCGAATTAGCTGCCAAATACGGCCAGCAGGTAGCAGATGATACTACTATTTTATACGGCGGCAGCTGTAACGCCAAAAACGCGGCCGAGCTATTTGCCTGTGCCGATATTGATGGCGGCTTAATAGGCGGCGCATCCCTAAAATCGCGCGACTTTACAGATATTGTTAAAGCGTTTAATTAA
- a CDS encoding glucose-1-phosphate thymidylyltransferase, with amino-acid sequence MAIILFDDNAHNTLLPLTYTRPVADLRIGILTIAEKWGKYLNSDFSFHTQPYLQGKFPVNIQADNLFINGSVCPDEYLLETIAGLQTGQALMYKDIMILAVKLNAADAAGFTAATIPANTVTYNKVPVMVRYPEELFRKNDIELRRDFKLLTKGRTSAVLSSTNTIIGDAFFAEEGAQAECCTFSTINGPIYLAANTEVWEGTNIRGPFALCEHSQIKMGTKIYGATTIGPYCRIGGEVNNAIVWGYSNKGHEGYLGNAVIGEWCNLGADTNNSNLKNNYSEVKLWDYPSQSYRNTTLQFCGLIMADHAKSGINTMFNTGTVVGVNANVFGGGYPPTHIPDFVWGGADGFEEYTFDKMMETTQRVFDRREHRSFDDNEKSIMGKVYELTRPYRERVVSGG; translated from the coding sequence ATGGCAATTATCCTTTTTGACGATAACGCTCACAATACACTTCTGCCTTTAACGTACACCCGCCCGGTTGCCGACCTGCGCATAGGTATATTAACCATTGCCGAAAAGTGGGGAAAATATTTAAACAGCGATTTTTCTTTTCATACACAGCCCTACCTGCAAGGTAAGTTTCCGGTTAATATTCAAGCCGATAACTTATTCATCAATGGCTCGGTTTGCCCCGATGAGTATTTGCTTGAGACTATTGCAGGGCTGCAAACCGGCCAGGCGCTAATGTATAAGGATATAATGATCTTAGCGGTAAAGCTAAACGCTGCCGATGCCGCGGGTTTTACAGCCGCTACTATACCAGCTAATACGGTTACTTACAACAAAGTGCCGGTTATGGTGCGCTACCCCGAAGAGCTGTTCCGCAAAAATGATATTGAGCTGCGCCGCGATTTTAAATTGCTTACCAAAGGTCGTACAAGCGCGGTTTTAAGCAGCACCAATACCATTATAGGCGACGCTTTTTTTGCAGAAGAAGGCGCACAAGCCGAATGCTGCACGTTTAGCACTATAAACGGCCCCATATATTTAGCCGCTAATACCGAGGTATGGGAAGGTACTAATATACGTGGCCCGTTTGCCTTGTGCGAGCATTCGCAAATAAAAATGGGCACCAAAATATACGGTGCTACTACCATTGGGCCTTATTGCCGCATAGGCGGCGAGGTAAACAATGCCATTGTTTGGGGTTACTCTAACAAAGGGCACGAAGGTTACCTGGGTAATGCGGTAATAGGCGAGTGGTGTAACCTTGGTGCCGATACCAATAACTCTAACCTTAAAAATAATTACTCGGAAGTAAAACTGTGGGACTACCCATCGCAAAGCTACCGTAACACTACGCTGCAGTTTTGTGGCTTAATAATGGCCGACCATGCTAAAAGCGGCATTAACACCATGTTTAACACCGGCACAGTGGTAGGGGTAAATGCCAATGTTTTTGGCGGCGGTTACCCGCCAACCCATATCCCCGATTTTGTGTGGGGAGGGGCGGATGGTTTTGAAGAATACACATTTGACAAAATGATGGAAACCACGCAGCGTGTATTTGACCGCCGCGAACACCGCAGCTTTGATGACAACGAAAAAAGCATTATGGGCAAGGTGTATGAATTAACAAGGCCTTATAGGGAGAGGGTTGTGAGTGGTGGATAG
- a CDS encoding 50S ribosomal protein L11 methyltransferase, with amino-acid sequence MNYYELLFTTIITEDYQQDLLIGALGEIGFDTFEEVDLGFKAYIPVDDFDQAKLDETLEVYREMFTFSYDITLIPQKNWNEVWESNFEPIQIGDQVFVRATFHEPKPEFKYEIVIDPKMAFGTGHHQTTAMMMALMLENDFAGKKVLDMGCGTGILAILAAKLGAKDITAIDYDMVCYESTIENSALNNITNIKALCGSKEAIPNEQYDIILANINRNILIDQMARYAEALKPGGEIYFSGFYESPDLDIITDEARKYNLKYIIHKKDKDWVAAKFVL; translated from the coding sequence ATGAACTACTACGAACTCCTTTTCACTACCATTATCACCGAAGATTACCAGCAGGACCTTTTGATAGGCGCTTTGGGCGAAATTGGTTTTGATACTTTTGAGGAAGTTGATCTGGGCTTTAAGGCCTATATACCGGTTGATGATTTTGACCAGGCCAAACTGGACGAAACATTAGAGGTCTACCGCGAAATGTTCACCTTTAGCTATGATATTACCCTTATCCCTCAAAAAAACTGGAACGAGGTATGGGAAAGTAACTTTGAACCCATCCAAATAGGCGACCAGGTGTTTGTACGCGCTACTTTTCATGAGCCTAAGCCTGAGTTTAAGTATGAGATAGTTATCGATCCTAAAATGGCATTTGGTACCGGCCATCACCAAACCACCGCCATGATGATGGCCTTAATGCTGGAAAATGACTTTGCCGGCAAAAAGGTACTGGATATGGGTTGTGGTACCGGCATATTGGCTATACTCGCTGCCAAGTTGGGCGCTAAAGATATTACCGCGATAGATTATGATATGGTATGCTACGAAAGCACTATCGAAAATTCGGCATTGAATAATATTACTAATATTAAGGCCCTTTGCGGCTCAAAGGAGGCCATACCTAACGAGCAGTATGATATTATACTGGCCAATATTAACCGTAACATCCTGATAGACCAAATGGCGCGGTATGCCGAAGCCTTAAAACCCGGCGGCGAGATATATTTTAGCGGCTTTTATGAATCACCAGACCTGGATATTATTACCGACGAGGCCCGAAAGTATAACCTTAAATACATTATCCATAAAAAGGATAAGGACTGGGTAGCTGCTAAGTTTGTATTGTAA
- a CDS encoding type B 50S ribosomal protein L31 produces the protein MKKDLHPSNYRLVVFKDMSNDYSFITKSCIDSRETVKWEDGNEYPLIKLEISHTSHPFYTGKMKLVDTAGRIDKFRTRYNK, from the coding sequence ATGAAAAAAGACCTGCATCCATCAAATTATAGATTAGTAGTATTTAAAGATATGTCTAACGACTATTCTTTCATCACTAAATCATGCATCGATAGCCGCGAAACCGTAAAATGGGAAGATGGCAACGAGTATCCATTGATCAAATTAGAAATTTCACACACTTCACACCCGTTCTACACAGGTAAAATGAAGTTAGTTGATACAGCCGGACGTATTGATAAGTTCCGTACCCGTTACAACAAATAA